The proteins below are encoded in one region of Phycisphaerae bacterium:
- a CDS encoding rhomboid family intramembrane serine protease, with product MIIPISTDTQIRRTPWANYVLIGLNVLVFLVVGGADRHAIDGRQTIGDRLALVGDHIQLYQFFTYQFMHANWMHIGGNMLFLWIFGNAVNGKMGHAPYVLFYLAGGIAAAVGHAYINPDFGGMVGASGAIAAVTTAYLALFPRSYVTVLYWWFIIGTFELPSMVLIVFKMILWDNVLAKSLAGESNVAFDAHLAGYGFGFVATSALLAIKALPRDQFDIVALWRRWFHRQAFRSAMADPDAEARARYGRVARPVSLQDLPVGSGASGPRDQVAELRMRIAEALALNDRNTAAELYEKLLEHDPRQVLPKGSQLDVANQLYTLNKLPQAAAAYEKLLSAYPTCAEAGEIRLLLGIIYARDLRQYEVAEGHLRQALVQFADEKRREQCRHWLAVAADGLGRNEE from the coding sequence ATGATCATTCCGATCTCGACAGATACGCAGATTCGCCGCACGCCGTGGGCCAACTACGTGCTCATCGGGCTCAATGTGCTTGTTTTTCTCGTGGTGGGCGGCGCGGATCGCCATGCAATCGACGGCAGGCAAACGATAGGCGACCGGCTCGCGCTGGTGGGTGACCACATCCAGCTCTACCAGTTCTTCACCTACCAGTTCATGCACGCCAACTGGATGCACATCGGCGGCAATATGTTGTTTCTGTGGATTTTCGGCAACGCCGTCAACGGCAAGATGGGCCATGCACCCTACGTACTGTTCTACCTGGCGGGCGGAATCGCCGCGGCAGTCGGTCACGCTTACATCAACCCCGACTTCGGCGGTATGGTCGGGGCCTCCGGTGCCATCGCGGCCGTGACCACCGCCTACCTGGCCCTTTTTCCGCGCAGCTACGTCACCGTCCTGTACTGGTGGTTCATCATCGGCACGTTCGAATTGCCCAGCATGGTTCTGATCGTGTTCAAGATGATCCTGTGGGACAACGTCCTGGCAAAGAGCCTCGCCGGCGAGAGCAACGTGGCCTTCGATGCCCACCTGGCGGGCTACGGCTTCGGCTTTGTCGCGACGAGCGCCCTGCTGGCGATCAAGGCGCTGCCGCGGGATCAATTCGACATCGTGGCCCTGTGGAGGCGATGGTTCCACCGCCAGGCCTTTCGCTCGGCGATGGCCGATCCGGACGCCGAGGCCCGGGCCCGCTACGGGCGAGTGGCCCGGCCGGTGTCGCTCCAGGATTTGCCCGTCGGCAGCGGGGCATCCGGGCCGCGCGACCAGGTCGCCGAGTTGCGGATGAGAATTGCCGAGGCCCTGGCGCTGAACGATCGGAACACGGCCGCCGAACTGTATGAAAAGCTGCTGGAACACGACCCCCGGCAGGTGCTGCCCAAGGGCAGCCAGCTCGATGTGGCCAACCAGCTCTACACGCTCAACAAGCTGCCCCAGGCGGCCGCGGCGTATGAGAAGCTGCTGTCGGCGTACCCGACTTGCGCGGAAGCTGGCGAGATCCGGCTGTTGCTGGGCATCATCTATGCCCGGGACTTGCGGCAATACGAGGTCGCCGAGGGCCACCTGCGACAGGCACTGGTCCAGTTCGCCGACGAAAAACGCCGGGAGCAGTGCCGGCACTGGCTGGCCGTGGCGGCGGATGGCCTCGGAAGGAATGAGGAATGA
- the aroB gene encoding 3-dehydroquinate synthase, producing the protein MSSASGERVVQVNVEPRYPVFIGAGLLGALGPRLAERVKSRRAMVITDENVGPLYGKTAMDSLRAAGFDAATFVVPAGDGSKSLEWVSRIYDALADARIDRTSPLIALGGGVVGDLTGFVAATWVRGVPFVQCATTIEADVDASVGGKTAVNHASGKNMIGAFYQPLFVLIDTATLRTLSDRDFKAGLAESIKHAVIRDADFFAWHEDNADHVLACDTDALGALIEHNVRIKADIVSQDERETSGLRALLNFGHTVGHAIESLMARQGDPWRHGEAVAAGMVAAAEISVAAGRLDRAAAERIAAIVDRMKLPVTAPLAGQRDRIISLMQSDKKVAAGKLRFVLADCIGRATLYDDIKPEWIEAGLDRVLR; encoded by the coding sequence ATGAGTTCGGCGTCTGGCGAGCGTGTTGTCCAGGTCAACGTTGAGCCGCGCTATCCGGTGTTCATCGGGGCGGGACTGCTCGGCGCACTGGGGCCGCGCCTGGCCGAGCGGGTCAAGAGCCGCCGGGCGATGGTGATCACCGACGAGAACGTCGGGCCGCTCTACGGCAAGACGGCGATGGACTCTCTGCGGGCTGCCGGGTTCGACGCAGCCACGTTCGTCGTGCCCGCCGGCGATGGCAGCAAGAGCCTTGAGTGGGTCTCGCGGATCTACGACGCTCTGGCCGACGCCCGAATCGACCGAACCTCGCCGCTGATCGCGCTAGGAGGCGGGGTGGTCGGCGACCTGACGGGGTTTGTCGCGGCAACATGGGTGCGCGGCGTGCCGTTCGTGCAGTGTGCGACCACCATCGAGGCCGACGTCGACGCCAGCGTCGGCGGCAAGACGGCGGTCAATCACGCCAGCGGCAAGAACATGATCGGGGCCTTTTACCAGCCGCTGTTCGTGCTCATCGACACGGCCACGCTGCGGACGCTGAGCGATCGCGATTTCAAGGCTGGTCTGGCCGAGAGCATCAAACACGCGGTCATCCGCGATGCCGACTTCTTCGCCTGGCACGAAGACAACGCCGACCATGTCCTCGCCTGCGACACCGACGCACTGGGGGCCCTGATCGAGCACAACGTCCGCATCAAGGCGGATATCGTCTCGCAAGACGAGCGCGAGACGAGCGGCCTGCGGGCGCTGCTGAACTTCGGGCACACCGTCGGACACGCGATCGAGTCGCTGATGGCACGGCAGGGTGATCCGTGGCGGCACGGCGAGGCGGTGGCCGCCGGCATGGTCGCGGCCGCAGAGATCAGCGTCGCCGCCGGTCGCCTGGACCGCGCGGCCGCCGAGCGCATCGCCGCGATCGTCGACCGGATGAAGCTGCCCGTGACGGCCCCTCTGGCCGGGCAGCGCGACCGGATCATCAGTCTGATGCAATCCGACAAGAAGGTCGCCGCCGGCAAGCTGCGATTCGTCCTCGCCGACTGCATCGGCCGGGCAACGCTCTACGACGACATCAAACCGGAGTGGATCGAAGCGGGGCTGGACAGGGTGCTGAGATAG
- a CDS encoding DUF1844 domain-containing protein, with translation MAEDNKEAPKIIIDDDWKEQARREKEEADREARAAEETERGPLPGPHIAEIIQMITMQATIGLGGFRDQNGKTIPPSLEYAKHYIDLLELLQNKTRNNLDDQEQRILTGTLQELRLAFVEVYEAMLRQAASPPPPKK, from the coding sequence ATGGCCGAGGACAACAAGGAAGCCCCGAAGATCATTATCGACGACGACTGGAAGGAACAGGCTCGTCGCGAAAAAGAGGAGGCCGATCGCGAGGCCCGCGCGGCCGAAGAAACAGAGCGCGGACCGTTGCCGGGGCCGCACATCGCCGAGATCATTCAGATGATCACCATGCAGGCGACGATCGGCTTGGGCGGCTTCCGCGACCAGAACGGTAAGACCATTCCGCCGAGCCTGGAATATGCCAAGCACTACATCGACCTGCTCGAACTGCTGCAGAACAAGACCCGTAACAACCTCGACGACCAGGAACAACGGATACTCACCGGTACGTTGCAGGAGCTCAGGCTCGCCTTCGTGGAAGTGTACGAGGCGATGCTCCGGCAGGCCGCTTCGCCTCCACCGCCGAAGAAATGA